In Triticum urartu cultivar G1812 chromosome 6, Tu2.1, whole genome shotgun sequence, the following proteins share a genomic window:
- the LOC125515706 gene encoding 23.6 kDa heat shock protein, mitochondrial produces the protein MALARLCLKKALAGRAAAMARPASASSHGGMDLRSLFSSAAADSAATRAPLEGETNRREVAVADRSSSATAPGGRWPWRDLRDFAPFRLVNGLGSALSHVAETLSRPLERWRPLFGKVREDEERYRLRFEVPGLGKDDVRVTVEDGALVIRGEKRVEDEHGGDGEWWSTSSYGCYHASLLLPEDARVDGIAAEVKDGVLYVTVPRVPGSQRSVTEVKVQ, from the exons ATGGCTTTAGCTCGCCTGTGCCTCAAGAAGGCCCTCGCCGGCCGCGCGGCAGCTATGGCGAGGCCAGCGTCagccagttctcacggaggaatgGACCTCCGGTCCCTCTTCTCCTCCGCGGCAGCTGACAGCGCCGCGACCAGGGCTCCCCTGGAAGGAGAGACGAACCGCCGGGAGGTCGCCGTGGCGGACCGTTCCAGCTCTGCCACTGCTCCCGGGGGCCGTTGGCCTTGGAGAGACCTTCGGGACTTCGCGCCATTCCGCCTCGTCAACG GGCTTGGGAGCGCGCTGTCGCACGTCGCGGAGACCCTGAGCCGGCCGCTGGAGCGGTGGCGGCCGCTGTTCGGGAAGGTGCGGGAGGACGAGGAGCGGTACAGGCTGCGGTTCGAGGTGCCGGGGCTGGGGAAGGACGACGTGCGGGTCACGGTGGAGGACGGCGCGCTGGTCATCCGGGGCGAGAAGAGGGTGGAGGATGAGCACGGTGGCGACGGCGAATGGTGGTCGACGAGCAGCTACGGGTGCTACCACGCGAGCCTGCTGCTCCCGGAGGACGCGCGGGTGGACGGGATCGCGGCGGAGGTGAAGGACGGCGTGCTGTACGTGACGGTGCCGCGCGTGCCCGGGAGCCAGAGGAGCGTCACTGAGGTGAAGGTGCAGTGA